DNA from Agathobaculum sp. NTUH-O15-33:
ATCGCTGCTTTCCGATATCGAAGCCGGGCAGATCGGCAAGATCGTGGTCTACAAGCTTGACCGTGTCAGCCGTTCGGTGCACGACTTTACCGGGCTGTGCGAGCTGCTGGGGGCAAAAAACGTGGCCTTTCTATCCTGCGAGGACGGGCTGACGCTGGATGAAACGCCCGCCGGTGCGGCCATGGCGCAAATTATGATGGTATTTGCGCAGTTCGAGCGCGAGACCATCGTGCGCCGCGTGACGGACAACTACTACGAACGCGCCAAAAGCGGCATGTATCTGGGCGGGCGGCCGCCCTTTGGCTTTGTCAAGGGACAAACCGCTGTTTTGGGCAAAAAGACCGCCTGCTTTGCCCCTGATCCGGACACCGCCCCGCTCGTGCGGGCGCTGTTTGAACGCTATTTGGAGCCGGACGCTTCGCTCGGCACGCTGATGCGCTGGCTGAACGACGAATTGCGCCTGCCCACTGGGCGCGGCGGCGCGTGGAGCACGGTGCAGCTGGGTCGCTTGCTGCGAAATCCCGCCTATGCGCGCGCGGACGCGCTGGTATACCGTTACCTGCGGCAAAAGGGGGCGCAAATGAACGATCCCGTGCTGGCTTACGCGGGCGAGCGCGGCTGCTACCTTTATGCCCCGCGCGAGGGGCGCACCAAAAGCAAATTTGCCGATTTGAACGGCGCGTTCGTTTCACTCGCGCCGCACCACGGCCTTGTGGAAGCCGATATCTGGCTGCGCGCCCAGCAGAAGCTTGACCAAAACCGCGCGCTGAAAAACACCGGGCGCGGCGCGCACAGCTTTTTATCCGGCATTATGAAATGCGCGCACTGCGGCTACGCCGTCACGGTGGTAAACAAGCCCGCGCCGCACCGGGAGCACTACATAAACTGCGGCGGGCGCAAAAAAGGGCGCGGCAATCTGCCCCGGACGGTCGCGCCCCATGACGCTGGAGCAGATCGAAGGCGCGGTGGAAAGCGTGCTTTTGCGTTTTTTGAAAAGCTACGCCGCCGTGCCCCTGCGGCCCGCGCCCATAGACCGTGCCGCCGGGGCAAAGCTGGACACTGAGATCGTCACGCTGGAACAGGAGGCCGCGCGGCTCAGCCGCAATCTAGCGCTGATCGACCTGCCCGACGTGGTGCGACAGACCGCGCGGGACCTGCACGAGAAAAACGAACGGCTGGCCGCCCTGCACCGGGAGCGGGACGCGTTGGCCGCGCCGCAAAGCGATACCGCGCTCGAACGGTTCTTCGCCGCCGTGCCGGAGGAATGGCCGCGCTATACCATTGAGCAGAAAAAGCGCATCGCGCGCATCGCGCTTGAACGAGTGGATGTTGGGGACGGTGAAGTGACCGTGACCTTTGCCGCCGGGTTTGGCGATTGCCCGCTCGCTATAGACAATTCTCTTTGACAACCGGGCCCAACCCGTATAAACTGGTGGTAAGCCAAAGGGACGGGAGGGGCCAACATGCAGCGGAGAGAACAGATCCTGCAAAACCTGCGCGCGCGGATACGGACGAACGGCCACTCAATCGGCGTGGCCGCGGGCAGCGGCATGACCGCGCGCTACGCCGTTATGGGCGGAGCGGATTTTATCCTCGCGCTCAGCGCGGGCAAGTTCCGTCAAGTGGGGCAAGGCTCCATCGCGAGCCTTTTGTG
Protein-coding regions in this window:
- a CDS encoding recombinase family protein; amino-acid sequence: MTAVYARQSVERADSISIETQIDRCKSRLTAGELADCRVYTDRGFSGKNTARPAFQSLLSDIEAGQIGKIVVYKLDRVSRSVHDFTGLCELLGAKNVAFLSCEDGLTLDETPAGAAMAQIMMVFAQFERETIVRRVTDNYYERAKSGMYLGGRPPFGFVKGQTAVLGKKTACFAPDPDTAPLVRALFERYLEPDASLGTLMRWLNDELRLPTGRGGAWSTVQLGRLLRNPAYARADALVYRYLRQKGAQMNDPVLAYAGERGCYLYAPREGRTKSKFADLNGAFVSLAPHHGLVEADIWLRAQQKLDQNRALKNTGRGAHSFLSGIMKCAHCGYAVTVVNKPAPHREHYINCGGRKKGRGNLPRTVAPHDAGADRRRGGKRAFAFFEKLRRRAPAARAHRPCRRGKAGH